Proteins encoded in a region of the Pseudochaenichthys georgianus chromosome 20, fPseGeo1.2, whole genome shotgun sequence genome:
- the topbp1 gene encoding DNA topoisomerase 2-binding protein 1 isoform X3 — translation MSKGDKEGFIVKFVESKTHQTEYAVKAYEAILELQSDKYLKRIDEDAVLQMDQKDKSLFVFSSFTTPAFLHCKKLGCRVVSPLVVLYCLKQQHCVPKAEKPVYNMAMADITISCTSLDKATRTEVMDLVQLMGGQVYLDLNVSVTHLIAGEVGSKKYLVAASLAKPILLPTWVKACWEKSQDSLVRYTDLPIEDYLCPVLRGCTVCVTGLSSTERKEVKRLCDQHGANYTGQLKMNECTHLIVSEPSGQKYECARKWNVYCVSLHWLFDSIEKGFCQDESRYTVDRNASKTTRPHTSTPTGSNKKEEGSFLLGLSHISVNASMTINDTALTNATVSRLEGPDPIDTLDLTVCPADDILDGCKLYLCGLPGKKLEKLRRLVNAAGGLRFNQPSEDLTHVVMGDLDQDFKVFLAKATHRPHVVTVQWLLDSYTKGSLLPEASYLHPDCLPPSTPSVSVPAHHIPPSRFSTGPPAASPSTPRQTRAEEDLLSQYMDDDPTVVDMHPPAEGNSRKSFSMSADHWAPNHSRGPEPDSTLYEASEAGLFSGKCFLLVGFGAEAEAQLSVLVTENGGRALIGRTRVVADYAVVPLLGCSVEATVDEVVTDTWLAMCVEKESVLPLSSNPLFTAVPVMDGRLPLKDCVLSVSQFTGAERESLVELAKHLGANVQDYFVRLANQKKGMLASSHLVLQTPEGTKYQAAKKWGFPAVTMYWLLESARTGRRAEEGRFLVDLPPSPEREDESFVGGSQKPSMPPPACLSPEIPLLGVQSGKAVTPLDLARFKSKVFRSVLDEMKPKVDISTPKQSKEGGRRNPLQKEPPLQLDTPSRFLSRDQLFRPSFNVKDALGALETPGGRSKPGERVDTPLTDVINRNLKVALANSSRTGASDMQAISASPVFTKTTEKQVPEKESGPLAGVVICVGKKLSKMQGEFNAIAASLGADFRWACDDTVTHYIYQGRVGDNTREYRGVKERGLHVVSQYWLEACAEEQRHVAESLYPFTYNPKMSLTLSQVPNNSQRSPPFTRPQLQDIAEAKDSKSEHIAPEETTPLRRVSDGSVNQDEMNDTTEITEMRVNLQKQLQEIMSATKLTTGRRTSVRLSRVGSGGADSGPQTPDRFGRCGSRRTLEALRVSREAAMDINTEPSQSEQIVWDDPTAREERAKLADNLQWPGSPSQYSDPLAPPPPPPAEHVSVLRDSMTDSELVEMAACDVIDQHMGQRVTTPPLEEPEMDILTPKAPSIAFPLANPPVAPEPQEEEKQPPRFQLSSLSPQERIDYSHLIEELGGVVLDKQAFDPSCSHIIVGTPLRNEKYLAAMAAGKWILHRSYLEACRSVDHFIQEDEYEWGSSSILDALPSITSQQRRLAFAAMRWRKTLQGRSEQEGAFSGWTVMLNIDQSRESGFRRLLQSGRAKVLPSPSPSLYKETTHLFADFSRLKPGDFRVDVSEATSQGVTCLKPEYIADYLMQEPTPPIELYFLTEASTEETPGTPSRKRKAAADNAKLKKTRLN, via the exons ATGTCCAAAGGAGACAAGGAAGGCTTCATTGTGAAGTTTGTGGAGAGCAAAACACACCAAACAGAGTATGCTGTCAAGGCTTATGAG GCCATTTTGGAGCTGCAGTCTGACAAGTACTTGAAAAGAATCGATGAAGATGCTGTTTTACAAATGGACCAAAAGGACAAGTCTCTATTTGTCTTCAGCAGTTTCACCACCCCAGCCTTTCTGCATTGCAAGAAG CTTGGCTGTCGTGTAGTAAGTCCACTGGTGGTGCTGTACTGCCTGAAGCAGCAGCATTGTGTCCCCAAAGCGGAGAAGCCCGTCTACAACATGGCCATGGCTGACATCACTATTTCCTGCACCAGCCTGGATAAAGCAACACGG ACAGAGGTGATGGACCTGGTGCAACTCATGGGAGGACAGGTCTATCTTGATCTAAATGTATCTGTCACACACCTCATAGCAGGAGAGGTGGGTAGTAAGAAATACCTGGTAGCTGCCAGCCTGGCTAAACCCATCCTGCTGCCCACTTGGGTCAAAGCCTGCTGGGAAAAATCTCAGGACAG TCTTGTCAGGTATACAGATCTACCTATCGAGGACTATCTGTGCCCTGTGCTGCGCggctgcactgtgtgtgtgaccGGCCTCTCCAGCACGGAGCGGAAAGAGGTGAAGCGACTCTGTGACCAGCACGGGGCCAACTACACCGGTCAGCTGAAAATGAATGAGTGTACACACCTTATCGTTAGTGAGCCATCAG GTCAGAAGTACGAGTGTGCGAGGAAGTGGAACGTGTATTGCGTGTCTCTACACTGGCTATTTGACAGCATAGAAAAGGGCTTTTGTCAAGATGAGAGCAGGTACACTGTGGACCGTAACGCGTCAAAGACCACTCGACCACACACGTCCACCCCGACTGGCAGCAACAAGAAGGAGG aagGTTCATTTCTGTTGGGTTTGAGCCACATCTCTGTCAATGCTAGCATGACAATAAATGACACAGCCCTCACCAACGCCACCGTCAGCCGCCTGGAAGGTCCTGACCCCATAGATACTCTGGATCTCACCGTATGCCCGGCTGATGATATACTGGACGGCTGTAAG CTGTATCTGTGCGGCCTGCCGGGGAAGAAACTGGAGAAGCTGCGGCGTCTTGTGAATGCTGCAGGAGGTCTGCGCTTCAACCAGCCCAGTGAGGATCTCACACACGTGGTCATGGGAGACCTGGACCAGGACTTCAAAGTGTTTCTGGCCAAGGCAACACACAG GCCTCATGTAGTAACAGTGCAGTGGCTGCTGGACAGTTATACTAAAGGCAGTCTACTCCCAGAAGCGAGCTACCTCCACCCAGACTGTCTGCCTCCCTCTACACCTTCTGTATCTGTTCCTGCCCATCACATCCCCCCCTCCCGTTTCTCAACCGGTCCCCCTGCAGCGAGTCCCAGCACACCCAGGCAAACAAGAGCAGAGGAAGATCTGCTCTCTCAGTACATGGATGATGACCCTACAGTAG TGGACATGCACCCACCAGCAGAGGGCAACAGCAGGAAGTCCTTCAGTATGTCTGCTGATCATTGGGCACCCAACCACAGCAGAGGACCAGAGCCGGACTCCACCCTGTATGAAGCCAGCGAGGCGGGACTGTTCTCTGGGAAATGTTTCCTTCTCGTGGGCTTTGGCGCTGAGGCCGAGGCCCAGCTCTCTGTCCTGGTGACAGAAAACGGAGGAAGAGCTCTGATTGGCCGAACACGTGTGGTGGCAGACTACGCCGTGGTCCCACTGCTGGGCTGTTCAGTGGAGGCCACAGTGGACGAGGTGGTCACTGATACCTGGCTG GCCATGTGTGTGGAAAAGGAGAGTGTTCTGCCGCTGTCCTCCAACCCTTTGTTCACAGCTGTTCCTGTGATGGACGGACGTCTTCCTCTCAAAGATTGTGTTCTGTCTGTCAGCCAGTTCACAGGAGCAGAGAGGGAGTCTTTGGTGGAGCTGGCCAAGCACCTGGGAGCAAA TGTCCAGGATTACTTTGTGCGCCTGGCCAATCAGAAGAAAGGCATGCTGGCCAGCTCCCATCTAGTGCTGCAGACCCCTGAAGGCACAAAGTACCAGGCAGCGAAGAAATGGGGGTTTCCAGCCGTCACCATGTACTGGTTACTGGAATCTGCTCGGACCGGCAGGAGGGCAGAGGAGGGGAGGTTCCTAGTTGACCTGCCACCCTCACCGG AGAGGGAAGATGAGAGTTTTGTCGGTGGGTCCCAGAAGCCAAGCATGCCCCCCCCAGCATGTTTGTCCCCAGAGATCCCTTTGCTGGGTGTCCAGAGCGGTAAGGCCGTTACCCCACTGGATTTGGCTCGCTTCAAGAGCAAAGTGTTCCGCTCCGTGTTGGACGAGATGAAGCCCAAAGTTGACATCAGCACCCCCAAACAAAGCAAGGAAGGCGGCAGAAGGAACCCGCTTCAGAAGGAACCCCCTCTGCAGCTGGACACCCCCTCCCGCTTCCTCAGCAGAGACCAGCTGTTCAGGCCCTCTTTCAACGTTAAG GACGCACTAGGAGCATTGGAGACTCCAGGGGGGAGATCCAAACCAGGAGAGAGGGTGGACACTCCGCTGACTGATGTCATCAACAGGAACCTGAAGGTGGCTCTTGCCAATAGCTCCCGAACCGGCGCGTCAGATATGCAAGCCATTTCTGCCAGCCCCGTATTTACCAAGACCACTGAGAAGCAG GTCCCAGAAAAGGAATCTGGTCCTCTGGCTGGCGTTGTGATCTGTGTGGGAAAGAAGCTGAGCAAAATGCAGGGAGAGTTCAACGCCATCGCTGCCTCGCTCGGAGCTGACTTCAG GTGGGCTTGTGACGATACAGTGACACACTACATCTACCAGGGCCGAGTGGGGGACAACACCCGGGAATACAGAGGGGTGAAGGAGAGAGGACTGCATGTGGTCTCCCAGTACTGGCTGGAGGCG TGTGCTGAGGAGCAGAGGCATGTCGCAGAGTCTCTGTATCCGTTCACCTACAACCCCAAGATGAGCCTGACCCTCAGCCAGGTGCCCAACAACTCTCAGAGGTCTCCACCTTTCACAAGACCACAACTCCAAGACATCGCTGAGGCCAAGGACAGCAAG AGTGAACACATTGCCCCAGAAGAGACCACACCATTACGCCGCGTAAGTGATGGAAGCGTAAATCAAGACGAGATGAATGATACTACAGAAATAACTG AAATGAGGGTGAACCTTCAAAAGCAGCTCCAGGAGATCATGTCGGCCACCAAGCTGACGACAGGGAGGCGGACATCAGTCAGACTCAGCAGGGTGGGATCAGGAGGGGCCGACTCGGGCCCCCAGACTCCTGATCGGTTTGGACGCTGCGGGAGCCGACGTACCCTGGAAGCTCTGAG GGTCTCCAGAGAAGCAGCTATGGACATAAACACGGAGCCATCTCAGAGTGAACAGATCGTTTGGGATGACCCTACGGCGCGGGAGGAGAGGGCCAAGCTGGCGGATAATTTGCAGTGGCCTGGGAGTCCCTCCCAATACTCTGACCCTCTCgcacctccccctcctccccctgcAGAACACGTCTCTGTGCTCAGGGACTCCATGACGGACTCTGAGCTGGTGGAGATGG CTGCTTGTGATGTCATCGACCAGCACATGGGCCAGAGAGTCACCACGCCTCCATTAGAGGAGCCAGAAATGGACATCCTCACTCCTAAAGCCCCCAGCATCGCCTTCCCTCTCGCCAACCCTCCAGTAGCGCCAGAGCCACAG GAGGAAGAGAAGCAGCCACCCAGATTCCAGCTCTCCTCCCTCAGCCCTCAGGAGCGCATCGACTACAGTCACCTCATAGAGGAGCTTG GCGGTGTAGTCCTGGACAAGCAGGCCTTCGACCCCAGCTGCTCACACATCATCGTAGGGACTCCTCTGAGGAATGAGAAGTACCTGGCAGCGATGGCGGCGGGCAAATGGATCCTGCACCGCTCGTACCTGGAGGCCTGCCGCTCCGTTGATCACTTCATCCAG gaggATGAGTATGAGTGGGGCAGCAGCTCCATCCTGGATGCGTTGCCCTCCATCACCTCGCAGCAGAGGAGGCTGGCGTTTGCTGCCATGCGCTGGAGAAAAACCCTGCAAGGGCGCTCAGAGCAGGAG GGAGCCTTCAGTGGATGGACGGTCATGCTGAACATCGATCAGAGCAGAGAATCAGGCTTCAGGCGGTTACTGCAGTCTGGCAGGGCAAAG GTCCTGCCGAGTCCCTCCCCGTCCCTGTACAAGGAGACCACCCACCTGTTCGCAGACTTCAGTCGGCTGAAGCCCGGAGACTTCCGAGTGGACGTGTCAGAGGCTACCTCGCAGGGGGTCACATGCCTAAAGCCCGAGTACATTGCAGACTACCTCATGCAG GAACCCACCCCGCCCATCGAGCTGTACTTCCTGACCGAAGCTTCCACTGAAGAAACTCCCGGCACTCCGTCACGTAAACGCAAAGCAGCAGCCGACAACGCCAAGCTGAAAAAAACACGTCTGAACTAA